A single genomic interval of bacterium harbors:
- a CDS encoding CoA transferase, translating to MSITPEAPPGTGTGPLRGLRVLDFGNMIAGPFCARILADFGADVIKVEQPGRGDPVRGWRSQYRGHSLLWKTMNRNKRAVTLDLHAPDGQAIARRLYAVADIVVENFRPGVLERWGLGYAQAQALNSGLIMVRISGYGQTGPYRDRAGFGGVAEALSGVRFLTGYPDRPPTRVGFALADTVAGLYGAFAAMAAVRERTVSGRGQEIDVALTEATFSLLDDLVAAYQKLGQVAGRHGTGLPGVAPSSIYPTRDGQYIVIGANNDNVFRRLAALMHREEWLADPDLAHDQGRGRRQAELDAAVGAWTAQHDLGPLNDLLAAHGVPAGPVYDIAGVAADPQFRARGAVVEIDDPDVGPLAQPGVVPVFSRTPGRIVWTGPRQGEHNAEVYGGLLGLSGADLEGLRARGVI from the coding sequence ATGAGCATCACCCCCGAGGCCCCGCCCGGCACGGGCACCGGTCCTCTGCGGGGCCTGCGGGTCCTCGATTTCGGCAACATGATCGCCGGTCCGTTCTGCGCGCGGATCCTCGCGGACTTCGGCGCCGACGTCATCAAGGTCGAACAGCCGGGCCGAGGGGATCCGGTTCGGGGGTGGCGGAGTCAGTACCGCGGGCACTCACTTCTATGGAAGACCATGAACCGCAACAAGCGTGCCGTGACCCTCGATCTCCACGCGCCGGACGGGCAGGCGATCGCGCGGCGCCTGTACGCCGTCGCGGACATCGTCGTGGAGAACTTTCGTCCCGGCGTGCTCGAGCGATGGGGGCTGGGATACGCGCAGGCCCAGGCTCTGAATTCCGGCCTCATCATGGTGCGCATCAGCGGGTACGGGCAGACCGGTCCGTATCGCGATCGGGCGGGATTCGGCGGGGTGGCCGAAGCGCTCTCCGGTGTTCGCTTCCTGACCGGCTATCCCGACCGGCCGCCGACGCGCGTGGGCTTTGCCCTTGCCGACACGGTCGCCGGTCTGTACGGCGCATTCGCGGCGATGGCGGCGGTGCGCGAACGGACCGTGAGCGGGCGGGGTCAGGAGATCGATGTCGCCCTGACCGAAGCCACGTTCAGCCTGCTCGACGACCTCGTCGCCGCGTATCAAAAACTGGGGCAGGTCGCCGGGCGGCACGGGACGGGGTTGCCCGGCGTGGCGCCGAGCAGCATCTATCCGACACGCGACGGACAGTACATCGTGATCGGGGCCAACAACGACAACGTTTTTCGCCGGCTCGCCGCGTTGATGCACCGCGAGGAATGGCTCGCCGATCCGGACCTCGCCCACGACCAGGGCCGCGGGCGACGGCAGGCCGAGCTTGACGCAGCGGTGGGGGCGTGGACGGCGCAGCACGATCTCGGACCCCTGAACGACCTCCTCGCCGCGCACGGCGTGCCGGCCGGCCCGGTGTATGACATCGCGGGCGTCGCTGCGGACCCGCAGTTCCGCGCGCGAGGCGCCGTGGTGGAGATCGACGATCCCGACGTGGGGCCGCTCGCCCAGCCGGGCGTGGTGCCCGTCTTCAGCCGGACTCCGGGCCGGATCGTCTGGACCGGTCCGCGTCAAGGCGAGCACAACGCCGAGGTGTACGGCG